A single genomic interval of Corvus cornix cornix isolate S_Up_H32 chromosome 11, ASM73873v5, whole genome shotgun sequence harbors:
- the CTCF gene encoding transcriptional repressor CTCF isoform X2: MKRTNQSRQKCRSVKNINEGEMEGEAVDAIVEESETFIKGKERKTYQRRREGGQEDDACHIPPNQADGSEVVQDVSSGVQMVMMDQLDPTLLQMKTEVMEGAVPQETEATVDDTQIITLQVVNMEEQPINLGELQLVQVPVPVTVPVATTSVEELQGAYENEVSKGGLQEGEPMICHTLPLPEGFQVVKVGANGEVETLEQGELQPQEDPNWQKDPDYQPPAKKTKKNKKSKLRYTEEGKDVDVSVYDFEEEQQEGLLSEVNAEKVVGNMKPPKPTKIKKKGVKKTFQCELCSYTCPRRSNLDRHMKSHTDERPHKCHLCGRAFRTVTLLRNHLNTHTGTRPHKCPDCDMAFVTSGELVRHRRYKHTHEKPFKCSMCDYASVEVSKLKRHIRSHTGERPFQCSLCSYASRDTYKLKRHMRTHSGEKPYECYICHARFTQSGTMKMHILQKHTENVAKFHCPHCDTVIARKSDLGVHLRKQHSYIEQGKKCRYCDAVFHERYALIQHQKSHKNEKRFKCDQCDYACRQERHMVMHKRTHTGEKPYACSHCDKTFRQKQLLDMHFKRYHDPNFVPAAFVCSKCGKTFTRRNTMARHADNCSGLDGGEGENGGETKKGKRGRKRKMRSKKEDSSDSEENAEPDLDDNEDEEETAVEIEAEPEVEQEAPAPPPSKKRRGRPPGKAATQPKQSQPAAIIQVEDQNTGEIENIIVEVKKEPDAETVEEEEEAQPAVVEAPNGDLTPEMILSMMDR; encoded by the exons ATGAAGAGAACAAATCAGTCCAGGCAGAAGTGCAGAAGCGTCAAGAACATAAAT GAAGGTGAAATGGAAGGTGAGGCAGTTGACGCTATTGTGGAGGAATCAGAGACTTTCAttaagggaaaagagaggaaaacctATCAAAGACGCCGTGAAGGTGGGCAAGAGGATGATGCTTGTCATATACCACCAAACCAAGCAGATGGAAGTGAAGTGGTGCAGGATGTCAGCAGTGGGGTGCAGATGGTGATGATGGATCAGCTGGATCCAACTCTTCTTCAAATGAAGACCGAAGTAATGGAAGGTGCAGTGCCTCAGGAAACTGAGGCTACTGTGGATGACACACAGATCATAACACTTCAGGTTGTTAATATGGAAGAGCAGCCTATAAACCTTGGTGAGCTTCAGCTGGTCCAAGTACCTGTACCAGTGACTGTACCTGTTGCCACCACGTCTGTGGAAGAACTGCAGGGAGCTTATGAAAATGAGGTTTCCAAAGGAGGCCTGCAGGAGGGAGAGCCCATGATCTGTCACACCCTCCCTTTACCAGAAGGCTTCCAAGTAGTGAAAGTGGGTGCAAACGGTGAGGTGGAGACACTGGAACAAGGTGAACTTCAGCCACAGGAAGATCCCAATTGGCAAAAAGATCCAGACTATCAGCCACCAGccaaaaaaacaaagaaaaacaaaaagagtaAGCTTCGCTACACTGAGGAAGGCAAAGATGTGGATGTCTCTGTGTATGACTTtgaagaggagcagcaggagggttTGTTGTCCGAGGTTAATGCAGAAAAGGTGGTGGGCAATATGAAGccaccaaaaccaacaaaaattaaaaagaaag GTGTAAAAAAGACATTCCAGTGCGAGCTGTGCAGTTACACTTGTCCGCGTCGTTCCAACTTGGACCGCCACATGAAAAGCCACACTGATGAAAGACCACACAAGTGCCATCTCTGTGGCAGGGCTTTCCGGACAGTCACATTGCTGAGGAACCACCTCAACACTCACACAG GTACTCGCCCTCACAAGTGCCCAGACTGCGACATGGCCTTTGTGACCAGTGGAGAGTTGGTTCGGCATCGCCGCTACAAACACACCCACGAGAAACCATTCAAATGTTCCATGTGTGACTATGCGAGTGTGGAG GTTAGCAAACTGAAACGCCACATCCGTTCGCACACCGGAGAGCGCCCGTTCCAGTGCAGCCTGTGCAGCTATGCCAGCAGGGACACCTACAAACTGAAGAGGCACATGAGGACCCACTCCG GAGAGAAGCCATATGAATGTTACATCTGCCATGCTCGCTTCACTCAGAGCGGTACCATGAAGATGCACATTTTGCAGAAGCACACGGAGAATGTGGCCAAATTCCACTGTCCTCACTGTGATACTGTTATAGCGAGAAAGAGTGACCTGG GTGTCCACTTGCGGAAGCAGCATTCCTACATCGAGCAGGGCAAGAAGTGTCGCTACTGTGATGCTGTGTTCCATGAGAGGTACGCCCTCATCCAGCATCAAAAGTCCCACAAGAATGAGAAGCGCTTCAAGTGTGACCAGTGTGATTATGCCTGCAGACAG GAGCGGCACATGGTCATGCACAAACGGACCCATACTGGAGAAAAGCCTTATGCCTGTAGCCATTGTGATAAAACCTTCCGCCAGAAGCAGCTCCTCGACATGCACTTCAAGAGATACCACGATCCCAACTTtgtccctgctgcctttgtctGCTCCAAGTGTGGCAAAACATTCACTCGCAGG AACACAATGGCCAGACATGCTGATAACTGCTCTGGCCTAGAtggtggggaaggagagaacGGAGGAGAGACAAAGAAGGGCAAACGTGGCCGAAAGAGAAAGATGCGTTCTAAGAAAGAAGATTCTTCTGATAGTG aggaaaatgctgaaCCAGATTTGGATGAtaatgaagatgaggaggagacAGCAGTAGAAATTGAGGCTGAACCAGAAGTTGAGCAAGAGGCTCCTGCACCACCTCCCAgtaagaaaagaagaggaagaccACCAGGCAAAGCTGCCACCCAACCAAAACAATCCCAGC CTGCAGCAATCATTCAGGTTGAAGACCAGAACACTGGTGAAATTGAAAATATCATAGTTGAAGTGAAGAAAGAACCTGATGCAGAAACAgtagaggaagaggaggaagctCAGCCTGCTGTAGTGGAAGCTCCCAATGGAGACCTCACCCCTGAGATGATTCTCAGCATGATGGACCGGTGA
- the CTCF gene encoding transcriptional repressor CTCF isoform X1, whose protein sequence is MKRTNQSRQKCRSVKNINQEGEMEGEAVDAIVEESETFIKGKERKTYQRRREGGQEDDACHIPPNQADGSEVVQDVSSGVQMVMMDQLDPTLLQMKTEVMEGAVPQETEATVDDTQIITLQVVNMEEQPINLGELQLVQVPVPVTVPVATTSVEELQGAYENEVSKGGLQEGEPMICHTLPLPEGFQVVKVGANGEVETLEQGELQPQEDPNWQKDPDYQPPAKKTKKNKKSKLRYTEEGKDVDVSVYDFEEEQQEGLLSEVNAEKVVGNMKPPKPTKIKKKGVKKTFQCELCSYTCPRRSNLDRHMKSHTDERPHKCHLCGRAFRTVTLLRNHLNTHTGTRPHKCPDCDMAFVTSGELVRHRRYKHTHEKPFKCSMCDYASVEVSKLKRHIRSHTGERPFQCSLCSYASRDTYKLKRHMRTHSGEKPYECYICHARFTQSGTMKMHILQKHTENVAKFHCPHCDTVIARKSDLGVHLRKQHSYIEQGKKCRYCDAVFHERYALIQHQKSHKNEKRFKCDQCDYACRQERHMVMHKRTHTGEKPYACSHCDKTFRQKQLLDMHFKRYHDPNFVPAAFVCSKCGKTFTRRNTMARHADNCSGLDGGEGENGGETKKGKRGRKRKMRSKKEDSSDSEENAEPDLDDNEDEEETAVEIEAEPEVEQEAPAPPPSKKRRGRPPGKAATQPKQSQPAAIIQVEDQNTGEIENIIVEVKKEPDAETVEEEEEAQPAVVEAPNGDLTPEMILSMMDR, encoded by the exons ATGAAGAGAACAAATCAGTCCAGGCAGAAGTGCAGAAGCGTCAAGAACATAAAT CAGGAAGGTGAAATGGAAGGTGAGGCAGTTGACGCTATTGTGGAGGAATCAGAGACTTTCAttaagggaaaagagaggaaaacctATCAAAGACGCCGTGAAGGTGGGCAAGAGGATGATGCTTGTCATATACCACCAAACCAAGCAGATGGAAGTGAAGTGGTGCAGGATGTCAGCAGTGGGGTGCAGATGGTGATGATGGATCAGCTGGATCCAACTCTTCTTCAAATGAAGACCGAAGTAATGGAAGGTGCAGTGCCTCAGGAAACTGAGGCTACTGTGGATGACACACAGATCATAACACTTCAGGTTGTTAATATGGAAGAGCAGCCTATAAACCTTGGTGAGCTTCAGCTGGTCCAAGTACCTGTACCAGTGACTGTACCTGTTGCCACCACGTCTGTGGAAGAACTGCAGGGAGCTTATGAAAATGAGGTTTCCAAAGGAGGCCTGCAGGAGGGAGAGCCCATGATCTGTCACACCCTCCCTTTACCAGAAGGCTTCCAAGTAGTGAAAGTGGGTGCAAACGGTGAGGTGGAGACACTGGAACAAGGTGAACTTCAGCCACAGGAAGATCCCAATTGGCAAAAAGATCCAGACTATCAGCCACCAGccaaaaaaacaaagaaaaacaaaaagagtaAGCTTCGCTACACTGAGGAAGGCAAAGATGTGGATGTCTCTGTGTATGACTTtgaagaggagcagcaggagggttTGTTGTCCGAGGTTAATGCAGAAAAGGTGGTGGGCAATATGAAGccaccaaaaccaacaaaaattaaaaagaaag GTGTAAAAAAGACATTCCAGTGCGAGCTGTGCAGTTACACTTGTCCGCGTCGTTCCAACTTGGACCGCCACATGAAAAGCCACACTGATGAAAGACCACACAAGTGCCATCTCTGTGGCAGGGCTTTCCGGACAGTCACATTGCTGAGGAACCACCTCAACACTCACACAG GTACTCGCCCTCACAAGTGCCCAGACTGCGACATGGCCTTTGTGACCAGTGGAGAGTTGGTTCGGCATCGCCGCTACAAACACACCCACGAGAAACCATTCAAATGTTCCATGTGTGACTATGCGAGTGTGGAG GTTAGCAAACTGAAACGCCACATCCGTTCGCACACCGGAGAGCGCCCGTTCCAGTGCAGCCTGTGCAGCTATGCCAGCAGGGACACCTACAAACTGAAGAGGCACATGAGGACCCACTCCG GAGAGAAGCCATATGAATGTTACATCTGCCATGCTCGCTTCACTCAGAGCGGTACCATGAAGATGCACATTTTGCAGAAGCACACGGAGAATGTGGCCAAATTCCACTGTCCTCACTGTGATACTGTTATAGCGAGAAAGAGTGACCTGG GTGTCCACTTGCGGAAGCAGCATTCCTACATCGAGCAGGGCAAGAAGTGTCGCTACTGTGATGCTGTGTTCCATGAGAGGTACGCCCTCATCCAGCATCAAAAGTCCCACAAGAATGAGAAGCGCTTCAAGTGTGACCAGTGTGATTATGCCTGCAGACAG GAGCGGCACATGGTCATGCACAAACGGACCCATACTGGAGAAAAGCCTTATGCCTGTAGCCATTGTGATAAAACCTTCCGCCAGAAGCAGCTCCTCGACATGCACTTCAAGAGATACCACGATCCCAACTTtgtccctgctgcctttgtctGCTCCAAGTGTGGCAAAACATTCACTCGCAGG AACACAATGGCCAGACATGCTGATAACTGCTCTGGCCTAGAtggtggggaaggagagaacGGAGGAGAGACAAAGAAGGGCAAACGTGGCCGAAAGAGAAAGATGCGTTCTAAGAAAGAAGATTCTTCTGATAGTG aggaaaatgctgaaCCAGATTTGGATGAtaatgaagatgaggaggagacAGCAGTAGAAATTGAGGCTGAACCAGAAGTTGAGCAAGAGGCTCCTGCACCACCTCCCAgtaagaaaagaagaggaagaccACCAGGCAAAGCTGCCACCCAACCAAAACAATCCCAGC CTGCAGCAATCATTCAGGTTGAAGACCAGAACACTGGTGAAATTGAAAATATCATAGTTGAAGTGAAGAAAGAACCTGATGCAGAAACAgtagaggaagaggaggaagctCAGCCTGCTGTAGTGGAAGCTCCCAATGGAGACCTCACCCCTGAGATGATTCTCAGCATGATGGACCGGTGA
- the CTCF gene encoding transcriptional repressor CTCF isoform X3, producing the protein MEGEAVDAIVEESETFIKGKERKTYQRRREGGQEDDACHIPPNQADGSEVVQDVSSGVQMVMMDQLDPTLLQMKTEVMEGAVPQETEATVDDTQIITLQVVNMEEQPINLGELQLVQVPVPVTVPVATTSVEELQGAYENEVSKGGLQEGEPMICHTLPLPEGFQVVKVGANGEVETLEQGELQPQEDPNWQKDPDYQPPAKKTKKNKKSKLRYTEEGKDVDVSVYDFEEEQQEGLLSEVNAEKVVGNMKPPKPTKIKKKGVKKTFQCELCSYTCPRRSNLDRHMKSHTDERPHKCHLCGRAFRTVTLLRNHLNTHTGTRPHKCPDCDMAFVTSGELVRHRRYKHTHEKPFKCSMCDYASVEVSKLKRHIRSHTGERPFQCSLCSYASRDTYKLKRHMRTHSGEKPYECYICHARFTQSGTMKMHILQKHTENVAKFHCPHCDTVIARKSDLGVHLRKQHSYIEQGKKCRYCDAVFHERYALIQHQKSHKNEKRFKCDQCDYACRQERHMVMHKRTHTGEKPYACSHCDKTFRQKQLLDMHFKRYHDPNFVPAAFVCSKCGKTFTRRNTMARHADNCSGLDGGEGENGGETKKGKRGRKRKMRSKKEDSSDSEENAEPDLDDNEDEEETAVEIEAEPEVEQEAPAPPPSKKRRGRPPGKAATQPKQSQPAAIIQVEDQNTGEIENIIVEVKKEPDAETVEEEEEAQPAVVEAPNGDLTPEMILSMMDR; encoded by the exons ATGGAAGGTGAGGCAGTTGACGCTATTGTGGAGGAATCAGAGACTTTCAttaagggaaaagagaggaaaacctATCAAAGACGCCGTGAAGGTGGGCAAGAGGATGATGCTTGTCATATACCACCAAACCAAGCAGATGGAAGTGAAGTGGTGCAGGATGTCAGCAGTGGGGTGCAGATGGTGATGATGGATCAGCTGGATCCAACTCTTCTTCAAATGAAGACCGAAGTAATGGAAGGTGCAGTGCCTCAGGAAACTGAGGCTACTGTGGATGACACACAGATCATAACACTTCAGGTTGTTAATATGGAAGAGCAGCCTATAAACCTTGGTGAGCTTCAGCTGGTCCAAGTACCTGTACCAGTGACTGTACCTGTTGCCACCACGTCTGTGGAAGAACTGCAGGGAGCTTATGAAAATGAGGTTTCCAAAGGAGGCCTGCAGGAGGGAGAGCCCATGATCTGTCACACCCTCCCTTTACCAGAAGGCTTCCAAGTAGTGAAAGTGGGTGCAAACGGTGAGGTGGAGACACTGGAACAAGGTGAACTTCAGCCACAGGAAGATCCCAATTGGCAAAAAGATCCAGACTATCAGCCACCAGccaaaaaaacaaagaaaaacaaaaagagtaAGCTTCGCTACACTGAGGAAGGCAAAGATGTGGATGTCTCTGTGTATGACTTtgaagaggagcagcaggagggttTGTTGTCCGAGGTTAATGCAGAAAAGGTGGTGGGCAATATGAAGccaccaaaaccaacaaaaattaaaaagaaag GTGTAAAAAAGACATTCCAGTGCGAGCTGTGCAGTTACACTTGTCCGCGTCGTTCCAACTTGGACCGCCACATGAAAAGCCACACTGATGAAAGACCACACAAGTGCCATCTCTGTGGCAGGGCTTTCCGGACAGTCACATTGCTGAGGAACCACCTCAACACTCACACAG GTACTCGCCCTCACAAGTGCCCAGACTGCGACATGGCCTTTGTGACCAGTGGAGAGTTGGTTCGGCATCGCCGCTACAAACACACCCACGAGAAACCATTCAAATGTTCCATGTGTGACTATGCGAGTGTGGAG GTTAGCAAACTGAAACGCCACATCCGTTCGCACACCGGAGAGCGCCCGTTCCAGTGCAGCCTGTGCAGCTATGCCAGCAGGGACACCTACAAACTGAAGAGGCACATGAGGACCCACTCCG GAGAGAAGCCATATGAATGTTACATCTGCCATGCTCGCTTCACTCAGAGCGGTACCATGAAGATGCACATTTTGCAGAAGCACACGGAGAATGTGGCCAAATTCCACTGTCCTCACTGTGATACTGTTATAGCGAGAAAGAGTGACCTGG GTGTCCACTTGCGGAAGCAGCATTCCTACATCGAGCAGGGCAAGAAGTGTCGCTACTGTGATGCTGTGTTCCATGAGAGGTACGCCCTCATCCAGCATCAAAAGTCCCACAAGAATGAGAAGCGCTTCAAGTGTGACCAGTGTGATTATGCCTGCAGACAG GAGCGGCACATGGTCATGCACAAACGGACCCATACTGGAGAAAAGCCTTATGCCTGTAGCCATTGTGATAAAACCTTCCGCCAGAAGCAGCTCCTCGACATGCACTTCAAGAGATACCACGATCCCAACTTtgtccctgctgcctttgtctGCTCCAAGTGTGGCAAAACATTCACTCGCAGG AACACAATGGCCAGACATGCTGATAACTGCTCTGGCCTAGAtggtggggaaggagagaacGGAGGAGAGACAAAGAAGGGCAAACGTGGCCGAAAGAGAAAGATGCGTTCTAAGAAAGAAGATTCTTCTGATAGTG aggaaaatgctgaaCCAGATTTGGATGAtaatgaagatgaggaggagacAGCAGTAGAAATTGAGGCTGAACCAGAAGTTGAGCAAGAGGCTCCTGCACCACCTCCCAgtaagaaaagaagaggaagaccACCAGGCAAAGCTGCCACCCAACCAAAACAATCCCAGC CTGCAGCAATCATTCAGGTTGAAGACCAGAACACTGGTGAAATTGAAAATATCATAGTTGAAGTGAAGAAAGAACCTGATGCAGAAACAgtagaggaagaggaggaagctCAGCCTGCTGTAGTGGAAGCTCCCAATGGAGACCTCACCCCTGAGATGATTCTCAGCATGATGGACCGGTGA